A section of the Petrimonas sulfuriphila genome encodes:
- a CDS encoding ABC transporter permease translates to MFKTALKLIFRNWWRNKTFTLISILSLTVGIACTALLISFVSYEYGIEKNNPNRNKLVWVMQDMPSNPGEKVAYMSSDVPKQLQEKYPEMEGFLQLNSFGMKYIEVNNQHLEPMEILNVDASFPEFFPFELLYGSWNAFHNPQSIVLSEKQTQKFFGNENALGKQITVCKEDGFGSEKIIVYTVGAVTKSRTQSAIIFDGLVCDPENNWGGPTLLMMPVHTDRSQFEEKVKKDRIPTLAGGQYYFYSFDQSISSTYNQQQLNYWHYRKNSLLLVGLISAILVFLTAVFNYVNMSFSRVLQQVKALHTQKLMGARASDVRIQIFADTFLAVLISFVLAILMMHDLLPVFNQVVSVDFSPGYFYSKDFYPILILFIVVLTVIPAWIMSRKISRLSGSDYRLFFATRKNRWIGTLITVQFVVAFALIIATLTANRQVSLVKQTGNRYRNLIEISGVMEIQELQKLTSRLKNIPGVSGVSIGNLPVMNSWIMHGTLRKETGEEIETAVLQLSGDEELLDILNLRQLSGDDWRSSFQINPYSVLVNKTFVDILGKRETELTNEPLSKYFDVGDSVSVIAGVVEDFHFNSLEEKTTSFVIGRYAYDPRYTSTLRVRLDGKNDSETFSAIKSAWRQTFPDDGFTYIDTYNEFIKLNIKIFEMSRLLNMYSFISILLTCFGLFGITFYAVRQRTKEIGIRKINGAKTPQLLWLLMKPIFIWMAIAFVVAVPIAWWFIERWLQQFVYRIDVSVSSFLLALLLVAVITFLTVNWHVWRTARSNPVESLKSE, encoded by the coding sequence ATGTTCAAAACGGCACTTAAATTAATATTCCGAAATTGGTGGCGCAACAAAACGTTCACACTTATTTCCATCCTCAGCCTTACCGTGGGTATTGCTTGCACGGCTCTGCTGATTTCTTTCGTCAGCTACGAATACGGAATCGAGAAGAACAATCCCAACCGCAATAAACTGGTGTGGGTGATGCAGGATATGCCGTCCAACCCCGGAGAAAAAGTGGCGTATATGAGCAGCGATGTTCCCAAACAACTGCAAGAGAAGTATCCCGAAATGGAAGGGTTCCTGCAACTGAACAGTTTTGGCATGAAGTATATCGAGGTGAACAACCAACATCTTGAGCCAATGGAAATTCTCAACGTGGATGCCTCTTTTCCGGAATTCTTTCCGTTCGAACTGCTGTACGGTTCATGGAACGCTTTCCACAATCCGCAGTCGATCGTTCTTAGCGAAAAGCAGACACAAAAGTTTTTCGGCAACGAAAACGCTCTGGGAAAACAGATTACGGTGTGTAAGGAGGACGGTTTCGGCTCGGAAAAAATAATCGTTTACACGGTTGGGGCAGTAACAAAAAGCCGCACGCAGTCGGCCATTATCTTCGACGGGCTTGTCTGCGACCCCGAAAACAACTGGGGCGGTCCCACACTGTTGATGATGCCGGTGCATACAGACCGCTCCCAATTTGAAGAAAAGGTGAAGAAAGACCGGATACCGACGCTCGCAGGAGGACAGTATTATTTTTATTCGTTCGATCAATCCATTTCATCCACTTATAACCAGCAACAACTCAATTACTGGCATTACAGAAAAAACAGCCTGTTGCTCGTCGGGCTGATTTCCGCGATCCTGGTGTTCCTCACGGCAGTGTTCAATTACGTGAACATGAGTTTTTCACGCGTCCTGCAACAGGTAAAAGCACTCCACACACAAAAATTGATGGGTGCCCGCGCATCCGATGTGCGGATACAGATTTTTGCGGACACCTTCCTTGCCGTTCTCATCTCTTTCGTATTGGCAATACTGATGATGCACGATTTGCTGCCGGTTTTCAACCAGGTGGTGTCGGTCGATTTTTCACCGGGATATTTCTACAGCAAAGATTTTTACCCGATACTGATACTGTTCATTGTTGTGCTTACGGTGATCCCGGCCTGGATAATGAGCCGGAAAATCAGCCGCCTGTCGGGAAGCGACTACCGCCTGTTTTTCGCTACCCGTAAAAACCGATGGATTGGCACGTTGATTACCGTGCAGTTTGTTGTTGCTTTCGCTTTGATCATCGCCACCCTTACGGCAAACCGGCAGGTAAGCCTGGTGAAACAAACCGGCAACCGGTACCGGAACCTGATAGAGATATCTGGGGTGATGGAGATTCAGGAACTTCAAAAACTGACATCCCGGTTAAAAAATATTCCCGGCGTATCCGGTGTTTCCATAGGAAACCTGCCCGTGATGAACTCATGGATTATGCACGGCACGTTACGAAAAGAAACCGGGGAAGAAATTGAAACGGCGGTGCTGCAACTCTCGGGAGATGAAGAATTATTAGACATACTTAATCTCCGGCAACTTTCGGGAGACGATTGGAGGTCATCATTCCAAATCAATCCATATTCGGTACTGGTGAACAAGACGTTTGTCGATATATTGGGCAAACGGGAAACGGAGTTAACGAACGAGCCCTTATCCAAGTATTTCGATGTGGGAGATTCGGTATCCGTTATCGCCGGAGTAGTGGAAGATTTTCACTTCAATTCCTTAGAAGAAAAAACAACGTCGTTTGTGATAGGGCGATATGCTTATGATCCGAGATACACCAGCACATTGCGTGTCAGGCTCGACGGCAAGAATGATTCCGAAACCTTTTCCGCCATTAAATCGGCATGGAGGCAAACCTTTCCCGATGACGGGTTCACTTACATCGACACCTATAATGAATTTATCAAACTCAACATTAAAATCTTCGAGATGTCGCGTCTGCTCAACATGTATTCGTTTATCAGCATCCTGCTTACCTGTTTCGGCTTGTTCGGTATCACATTTTATGCGGTTCGTCAACGCACCAAAGAAATCGGTATCCGAAAAATCAACGGGGCGAAAACGCCGCAACTCTTATGGTTGCTGATGAAACCGATATTTATATGGATGGCAATAGCCTTTGTGGTAGCAGTGCCGATAGCGTGGTGGTTTATAGAAAGATGGTTGCAACAGTTTGTTTACCGGATAGATGTATCGGTAAGCTCGTTTTTACTTGCATTGTTATTAGTCGCCGTTATCACATTTTTAACCGTTAACTGGCACGTATGGCGCACGGCGCGAAGCAATCCGGTGGAGAGTTTGAAATCGGAATAA